Below is a genomic region from Terriglobales bacterium.
GAAGGCGAAGCCATCGCCGCGCACCTGGCGGAAGAACTGGCGCCCAACGGCGGGCGCAAGAAGAAGACGAAGAAAGCCGCGGGCGTGCCCGTGCATCGGGTCACGTTCAATGAGATCACCGCCAAAGCGGTGCGCGAGGCGTTCTCGCATCCGCGCGAGATCGATCAGCACCTGGTGGACGCGCAACTGGCGCGGCGTGTGCTCGACCGTTTAGTGGGCTACCAGGTTTCGCCGCTGCTCTGGGACAAGGTGCGGCGCGGGCTCTCCGCCGGGCGCGTGCAGACGGTGGCGCTGCGGCTCATCGTGGAGCGCGAGCGCGACATCAAAGCCTTCGAGAAGAAGGAGTACTGGACGCTGGACGCGCACCTGGCCGCGAGTAAGCCTCCCGCCTTCGACGCGCGCTTCATCGGCCGCGGCGAAGAGAAGATCGAGATCCCCAACGGCGACGAAGCCGCTCGCCTGCGCGACCTGCTGCAGGGCGCCGAGTGGACGGTGGCGTCAGTGGAAACCAAGGAGCGGCGGCGCAGCGCGCCTCCTCCGTTCACCACCAGCAAGTTGCAGCAGGACGCCGCGCGCAAGCTGCGCTTCAGCGTGAAGCGCACCATGATGCTGGCGCAACATCTATATGAAGGCGTGGAACTGGGCGAGGAAGGCCTGGTGGGCCTGATCACTTACATGCGCACCGATTCCACCCGCGTCAGTGACGATGCGCTCACTGAAGTGCGGCAGATGATCGGCTCGGAGTTCGGGCCGTCGTACATGCCGGAGAAGCCGAACTTTTTCAAGTCGAAGAAAGGGGCGCAGGACGCGCATGAGGCCATCCGGCCGACATCGGCGGCGCGACATCCGGAGAGCATCCGGCGCTATCTGAAGGAGGATGAGTACAAGGTCTACAAGCTCATCTGGCAGCGCTTCGTGGCTTCGCAGATGAACGCGGCGCTGTTCGACCAGACCAGCGTGGATATTCACGCCGCGGCGCAGGATGCGCCGTACCTGTTCCGCGTCACCGGTTCGGTGCTGAAGTTCGACGGCTTCCTGAAGGTCTACGAGGAATCGAAAGAAGGCAAGGACGAGGAAGACGAGGCGCTGAAGCACAAGCTGCCGGCGCTGGCCGCCGGGCAGAAGCTTGCTCTGCGCGAGCTGAAGGCGGAACAGCACTTCACCGAGCCGCCACCGCGCTACAACGAGGCTTCGCTGGTGAAGGAGCTGGAAGAGCAAGGCATCGGGCGGCCGTCCACCTACGCCACCATCCTTTCCACCATCCAGGAGCGCCAGTACGTCACCAAGACGGGAGGAAAGTTCATCCCCACGGAGATCGGGATGGTGGTGACGGAGCTGCTGGTGAAGAACTTCCCCGACATCTTCGACGTGAAGTACACGGCGCGCCTGGAAGAGGAGCTGGACGAGATCGAGGAAGGGCGCGAGAAGTGGACCGACGCGCTGGAGGAGTTCTACGCCAAGTTCTCCAAGGACCTGGACTACGCCCGCGAGCACATGGAGAACGTCAAGCGGATGGAAAAGCCCACCGAGGAGAAATGCGAGCGCTGCGGGTCGCCGCTGGTGATCAAGTGGGGGCGGCACGGGTCGTTCTTCGCCTGCAGCGCGTATCGCAAGGACGATCCGGCGAGCTGCACTTTCACCAAGGAAAACCCCATCGACCTGCCCGACCTCGATTCCGCCGACGACATGCAGGAAACTTCGCACGAGGAGTACTGCGAGAATTGCGGGCGGGTGATGGTGCTCAAGCGCGGACGCTTCGGCCAGTTCCTGGCCTGCACTGGATATCCCGAGTGCAAGACCACGCGTCGGCTGGACCAGGGCAAGCGCGTCCCCGATATCCTGACCGACGAGATCTGCCCCAAGTGCGGGCGGCATTTGGTGATCCGCCACGGTCGCTACGGCGAATTCACTTCCTGCTCCGGCTACCCCGACTGCAAGTTCATTAAACAGAACTTGATCGGGGTGAAGTGCCCGAAGTGCGGAGAAGGCGAGATCGTGGAGAAGAAGGCGCGGCGGCGCGGCAACGTGTTTTACGGCTGCTCGAACTACCCGGACTGCGACTTCACATCCAACTGGAAGCCGCTGGCGGAAAAATGTCCGCAGTGCGGGAGTCCCTACCTGGTGGAGAAGAACCTGAAGTCGGGGCCGGTGATCGCGTGTCCCAACAGCCGGCGCAGCAGCGAGGAAGAACCGGCGCGGAAGCGGCGGGGCAAGGCTGCCGTGGAAGAGACGGCCGCGACCTGCACGTATTCCCGTCCGGCACCCGAGCCCAGCGTGGTGGCCTAGGCGCGCGCGCCGCCCTCGGACCTGCTACACTTTCGTGTTCGTCAGCCATCCCAAGGAGGTTCTTCCATGGCCAAGAAGCCAACTGCCGCCGACGCCCGGCTGGGGCTGAAGCTTTACGATCTGCGCCGCGAGACCGAGATGCGCAAGGCGCGCAACTTCGTCAACTTTGACTTCAACCCCACGACTGCCGACGAGTTCCTGAAGGTGGCGACCGCGATGGGCACGCAGGAGAACGCATACCTGCGCCAAGCGCTTTCCTACTGGCAGATCGCAGCCTCGCTGGTGCTGCGCGGGACGTTCCACCCGGCAACCTTCCACGACACGTGCGGTGAAGGGCTGTTTGTTTTCGCCAAGTTCAAACCGCTGCTGAAGGAAATCCGGGCCAAGTTCGATCCGGAGTTCATGAGCAAGATCGAGAAGGTCGTACAGCAAGACAAGGAGTGCCGCGAGCGAGTCGCCAACATCGAAAAGAGAATCGCAGCCTGGAAGGAAGCGCAGCAGAAGGCATCGAGGGAAGCGGCCGCGGACTAAGAACCACCGGATTGCCGGAAACACCGAGCTGAGGCCCCGCGTTCGACTCCGGTAGCGCGGGGCCCAAGCCCGTTCCTCCCCACAAGTCTAGGACAGGTACTCGCGGATGTACTCGTCGCGCGAGGCGACGATCTCGCGCGCGGTACCGTCGAAGATCTTCTTGCCGTCGCGCAAGATGAGGAAGGTGGTGCGGGTCTCGCGGCGGCCGGTGCCGGCGACCGGCTTCATCTGGTTGGCCTCCGAGTCGAAGTAGTGGGAGGCCAGGGTGAAACCGTCGGGCAGACGGTGGGTGACCATGAGGGCGCTGCTCTCGTAGATGTCGCGCTGCTTCACGATGAGCTCGATGATGGTGGTGGAGGTGATGGGATCGAGCCCGGCCGTGGGCGAATCGTAGAGCAGGATCTCGGGGCGGTGCACGATGGCGCGGGCAATAGCGACCCGCCGCCGCATGCCTCCGGAAAGCTCGGAGGGGAACATGGCCAGGGTGTGGCCCAATTCGACGAAGCGCAGCGCCTCTTCCACGCGCTGATGAATCTCCTCTTCTGACAGGTCTCCTTCTTCCCGCAATCGATAGGCGACGTTCTCTTCCACGGTCAGGGAATCAAACAGAGCGCTTTCCTGGAAGACCATGCCGATCTTGCGGCGCAGGTCGAAGAGGTCGTCCTCGCTCATGGCGGTGACTTCATGACCGAGCACCCAGATGCGGCCGCGGTCGGGCCGCACCAACCCAAGCACCAGCTTGAGGATGGTGGTCTTGCCGGAGCCGGCAACGCCGAACAGGACTTTGGTCTCGCCGCGGGCTACCTCGAAGGAGACGCCATCCAGCACCGGGTTGTCCTCGAACGCGAGGACGACGTCTTCGAAGACGATGACCTTGTGGACGGTTTCACCCGGCGGCGGCAGGGGCGTCTCGCGAACCAAGGTGGAAGGCATGGGCTACTTTTCCATCCAGGTGATGAGGAAGCGAGTGACAAAAAAGTTCACGGTGAGGATAAGTACGGAAGCGGCCACCACCGCCTGGGTGGTAGCGCGGCCTACGCCCTGAGTGCCGCCGCGCGCGGTGAGCCCGTAGTAGCAGCCCACGGTGGCGATGATGAAGCCAAAGAACAGCGGCTTCACCAGTCCCATAAACAGATCCTCGGGCTCCAGCGTCTGGTAGGCGCTGGTCCAGTACTGCTGGGCGTCGAGGCGCAGGACGAGCGACGAGACCATGAAGCCACCGCCCAAACCGACCAGATCCGAGATCACGGTGAGGAAGAAAAGCATGATGACGCTGGCCACGACGCGCGGGGTGACCAGCTTCTTGGTGGGATCGGTGCCCAGGGCGCGCATGGCGTCGATCTGTTCAGTCACCATCATGGAGCCCAGTTCGCTGGCCATACCGCTGGCGTTGCGCCCGGCTACCATCAGGCCGGTGAGCACCGGACCCAGTTCGCGGACCATAGAGAGCGAGACTACCTGGCCGGTAAGGGAAAGCGAGCCGAACTGCTGCAGGGTTTTCGAGGTCTGCAGCGCCAGCACGGCGCCGGTGAAGAATCCCGTGAGCACCACAATGGAAAGCGAACCGACGCCGATGAGATCGGCCTGCATGAGCATGTCGGCCATGTAGCGCGGATGGCGGAAGAGGTTGGTGAGCGAGCGTCCCGCCAGCAGCGAATACTCCTGTACGGCCAGGATCTTGTCCTTGGCAATGTCGAAGGGAGAAACCAGGAGTTCCATGGGGAAGGGGAACTATAGCAAAATTTCCCACCCTGTCGCTCCAAGGTCGGGAGCGACCAGGGTGGGGCACCCGGCTAGTGCGTCAGGGCTGCGGCGCCGGGGTGGCCGGCGCGGGAGAAGCAGCGGGAGCAGCGCCCGTGGAACCCGTCACACTGATCTCCTGCACGACTTCGATGCGCAAGGTATCCGCAGCGAGGGCCTCTTCCGAGCCCGGCTCGTCAGATAGCTGGATGGCTAGGCGCCGGCGCAGAGCCGCGATTCGGCGGGCGGTAAGGGACTGCTCCGTAGCCGGAGAGGCGACCAACCTCACAACAAGGTCGCTGCGGTCGCGAAGCGGCTCCAACCACTGGCGTGCGGGGACCAGGGAGGCGCTCTGCGGCAGGGCGGAGCGTGCCGCAAAGGAGATGATGTCCGCAGGCTGACCGTCGGGCGGCACGATGCGAACGCGAACGCGCAGGTTGACGCGGGCGCGGAGTTCGTTAGCCACGGAGGTAGCGGCGACCGCCCACGCACGCGGGTCGCCGGGCTGTGGAGCCGAAGCAGTCACTTCGACGACGATGGAGTCGTCGGCCTGCCGGCCTACCATCTGGACGGTTCCGCCGGTGAGGCCCAGGGGCGCAAGCAGGGGCTGCAATGCCGCCTCCACTTTGCTCTGCACGTCAGAAAGCAAGGTGCCCGCGGTGCGGGCCAATTCGGGAGCGGTGGTAGGACGGACCATAGCGGAAGCCAGGAAGTCACGCAGGCGACGGGACTCGCCGGCGGGGTCCTCTTCCACCCGGATCTGCTCCAGCCGCAACCGGACGTGGCGTCCCAACCTGGCAGCGAGCGCCGCTTCCACCTGGCGTACCTGAGCGAGCTCAACGTATTCGGTGGTGTGCAGGACGGCCGCAACGGCGACAGAATCGTCACCCACGTGGAACTCGACGCCGCTGAGGCGGGACTTGCCCGGCTTCTCCAGCGAACGCAGCGTAGCCGTGATGGCCTCGCGCGTGCGCGCCTGCGAGGCCGCCTGGAAGAGAGTGCGGACAAGCGGGATAGAGATCAGGAGCAGGATCACGGTGGCCGCGACGATACGGTAACGGACCAGCAGCTTGTGCTCGTGCTTGAGCATCTTGTGGCGCGGCCGAAAGCCGACCCAGAGGAAGATGAGGTCGGCGCTGATGACGATGGCGGTGAGGTTGGTAAAGAAGAGAAGGAAGCTGCCGCCCGCGATCCCCCATTGCCCGGTTGCCACGCCGTAGCCGACTGTCGCCAGCGGCGGCATGACGGCGGTAGCGATGGCGACACCGGGGATGATAGTCAGTCCCATCCGGCGCGAAGTGAGCGCCAGCACACCGGCCACGCCGGAAAAGAAGGCGATGAGCAGGTCCATGAGGTTGGGATTGCTGCGGGCAAGAATCTCCGGCGTGGCTTCTTTGAGTGGGGAAAGCAGTGTGGCCACGGCAGCGATGATTATTGCCTCGAGAACCGAAAAACCGAGGTTGCGAACCGCTTTACGCCCCAGGTCCCACTCGGCCAGGGTCAGCGCCAATCCGCAGGAAAGAATAGGGCCCATCAGGGGCGAAATGAGCATGGCGCCGATGATGACGGCGGGGCTATTGACCAGCAGTCCGAGCAGCGCAATCAGGCAGGAAAGCACCAACATGTTGGCATAGACGGCGTCGAACTGGCGGCCTTCATAGACGCCGGTGTAGATCTCCTCGAGATCGCGGAATTCGGGCCGAAGACGCTTGAGCCAGTGGAGAACCATGATCGAACAGGGATTTCGAAACGGAGATTACGCGTGGAAGGAGTGAAAAGTCCACCCCGCGGAGCCAGCCTTGGTACGCGCCGCCAGCAGCGGCTAGAATAACCTCGAAGCATGTCCCTGACCAAGGCAGAAGCGCTCGACCTCTTTCGCTCCGACGACCTGGTCGGCATCGGCATGGAAGCCGACGCCGTCCGCCGCAGGCTGCACCCGGAGGGGGTGGTCACCTACGTCATCGACCGCAACATCAACTACACGAATCTGTGCACCGAGTACTGCACGTTCTGCGCCTTCTACCGGCCGGTGAAGGGACCGAAATCGAAAGAAGGCTACACGCTCGACTACGAGACCATCTGCGAGAAGATCCGAGAGACGGTGGAACTGGGCGGCACGGGCGTGCTGATGCAGGGCGGCCTGAACCCGGCGCTGCCGCTGGAGTGGTATGAGAAACTGCTGAGCGGCATCAAGCAGCGATTCCCGCGCGTGCATCTGCATTGCTTCTCGGCTTCGGAGGTCATCTTCCTGGCGGAGTTGAGCGGGCTCTCGATCCGCGACACCATCGTGCGACTGCGCGATGCGGGCCTGGATTCCATCCCCGGCGGCGGGGCGGAGATCCTGGACGACGAGGTGCGCTACAAGATCGCGCGCCTGAAGTGCCT
It encodes:
- the topA gene encoding type I DNA topoisomerase, whose protein sequence is MPKNLVIVESPAKAKTINKYLGKEYEVEASFGHVKDLPKTTLGVDVSNDFETDYVVIPGKEKVVAKLKKLAQTAAAIYLAPDPDREGEAIAAHLAEELAPNGGRKKKTKKAAGVPVHRVTFNEITAKAVREAFSHPREIDQHLVDAQLARRVLDRLVGYQVSPLLWDKVRRGLSAGRVQTVALRLIVERERDIKAFEKKEYWTLDAHLAASKPPAFDARFIGRGEEKIEIPNGDEAARLRDLLQGAEWTVASVETKERRRSAPPPFTTSKLQQDAARKLRFSVKRTMMLAQHLYEGVELGEEGLVGLITYMRTDSTRVSDDALTEVRQMIGSEFGPSYMPEKPNFFKSKKGAQDAHEAIRPTSAARHPESIRRYLKEDEYKVYKLIWQRFVASQMNAALFDQTSVDIHAAAQDAPYLFRVTGSVLKFDGFLKVYEESKEGKDEEDEALKHKLPALAAGQKLALRELKAEQHFTEPPPRYNEASLVKELEEQGIGRPSTYATILSTIQERQYVTKTGGKFIPTEIGMVVTELLVKNFPDIFDVKYTARLEEELDEIEEGREKWTDALEEFYAKFSKDLDYAREHMENVKRMEKPTEEKCERCGSPLVIKWGRHGSFFACSAYRKDDPASCTFTKENPIDLPDLDSADDMQETSHEEYCENCGRVMVLKRGRFGQFLACTGYPECKTTRRLDQGKRVPDILTDEICPKCGRHLVIRHGRYGEFTSCSGYPDCKFIKQNLIGVKCPKCGEGEIVEKKARRRGNVFYGCSNYPDCDFTSNWKPLAEKCPQCGSPYLVEKNLKSGPVIACPNSRRSSEEEPARKRRGKAAVEETAATCTYSRPAPEPSVVA
- a CDS encoding ATP-binding cassette domain-containing protein, producing MPSTLVRETPLPPPGETVHKVIVFEDVVLAFEDNPVLDGVSFEVARGETKVLFGVAGSGKTTILKLVLGLVRPDRGRIWVLGHEVTAMSEDDLFDLRRKIGMVFQESALFDSLTVEENVAYRLREEGDLSEEEIHQRVEEALRFVELGHTLAMFPSELSGGMRRRVAIARAIVHRPEILLYDSPTAGLDPITSTTIIELIVKQRDIYESSALMVTHRLPDGFTLASHYFDSEANQMKPVAGTGRRETRTTFLILRDGKKIFDGTAREIVASRDEYIREYLS
- a CDS encoding ABC transporter permease, with the translated sequence MELLVSPFDIAKDKILAVQEYSLLAGRSLTNLFRHPRYMADMLMQADLIGVGSLSIVVLTGFFTGAVLALQTSKTLQQFGSLSLTGQVVSLSMVRELGPVLTGLMVAGRNASGMASELGSMMVTEQIDAMRALGTDPTKKLVTPRVVASVIMLFFLTVISDLVGLGGGFMVSSLVLRLDAQQYWTSAYQTLEPEDLFMGLVKPLFFGFIIATVGCYYGLTARGGTQGVGRATTQAVVAASVLILTVNFFVTRFLITWMEK
- a CDS encoding DUF389 domain-containing protein; translation: MVLHWLKRLRPEFRDLEEIYTGVYEGRQFDAVYANMLVLSCLIALLGLLVNSPAVIIGAMLISPLMGPILSCGLALTLAEWDLGRKAVRNLGFSVLEAIIIAAVATLLSPLKEATPEILARSNPNLMDLLIAFFSGVAGVLALTSRRMGLTIIPGVAIATAVMPPLATVGYGVATGQWGIAGGSFLLFFTNLTAIVISADLIFLWVGFRPRHKMLKHEHKLLVRYRIVAATVILLLISIPLVRTLFQAASQARTREAITATLRSLEKPGKSRLSGVEFHVGDDSVAVAAVLHTTEYVELAQVRQVEAALAARLGRHVRLRLEQIRVEEDPAGESRRLRDFLASAMVRPTTAPELARTAGTLLSDVQSKVEAALQPLLAPLGLTGGTVQMVGRQADDSIVVEVTASAPQPGDPRAWAVAATSVANELRARVNLRVRVRIVPPDGQPADIISFAARSALPQSASLVPARQWLEPLRDRSDLVVRLVASPATEQSLTARRIAALRRRLAIQLSDEPGSEEALAADTLRIEVVQEISVTGSTGAAPAASPAPATPAPQP
- the mqnC gene encoding cyclic dehypoxanthinyl futalosine synthase, with the translated sequence MSLTKAEALDLFRSDDLVGIGMEADAVRRRLHPEGVVTYVIDRNINYTNLCTEYCTFCAFYRPVKGPKSKEGYTLDYETICEKIRETVELGGTGVLMQGGLNPALPLEWYEKLLSGIKQRFPRVHLHCFSASEVIFLAELSGLSIRDTIVRLRDAGLDSIPGGGAEILDDEVRYKIARLKCLTDDWLNVHRTAHRLGMRTTATMMFGCGESFEHRVNHFQRIYDLQEETGGFTAFIPWSFQPQNTALGGRHWDEATAVEYLKVLAIARLFLTNFKNVQSSWVTQGLKVCQLGLRFGGNDVGSVMLEENVVAAAGVRNRTSEEELRRIIRDAGFRPAQRDTLYRQYFLN